One window from the genome of Strix aluco isolate bStrAlu1 chromosome 28, bStrAlu1.hap1, whole genome shotgun sequence encodes:
- the FER1L5 gene encoding fer-1-like protein 5 — protein MASPILVRHGGILVGQDGVPRSTRVVPEERSPTWNETLAWPLGTCPLHPTASLTLRLRHWGQPAPQGDLGATTVSLEWLVANPRLPLALSQVPLLDPQGQPTGCTVTFRCSYVPRGTAGDTTVPLRGWVPPPMVSPGSPHHPDNPSAGRKEDFQVRVRVIEGHQLQGNDIKPVVTVLIGQHRFRTRIRVGNNPYYNEVFCQNFHLTPAQLAAEPIHIQVLDSRATRAKATIGVFQLDVGTVCRAPGRSLSWKWLSLQHPHGPDAGSRGYLRVSLAVLRAGEPVQEREEPPANEDVEANLLQPLPCAATLQLRVYCAEDLPQAEPARQCFPSVLPGGKRGFVAAAVRVSFAGRTLCTRVMPPDANPAWNEVFFFPLRLPPICDEIQLAILSGSRSSKVLGTATLHLSQISSAGAELEEGTPGFLPCFGPSFLPFYSPRPYPARTPSTDTGVAYRGRVLLELSTHMGTPDGRQQDTIAPEDVTRVQCHLPRRRFGLCGVFYSATMVPAGPELLRFELSVGNYGDTGNVTCKPAASVTPHGCPLFDGNRYHYLPWYGDKPVAAVTSSWEDAGHRWDALNLLRAMCQRLERNVEELRGARGDTGGDIGRRLLRQLAQDCRRTLPQLEAQPTPTPLDAHLRAARLHLLRRVAAAAATPPKAGWDTLLPVAEGWLGRVAALAVEPQAGVPDVLLWLLRGERRVACARVPAADIMFSRRGPGACGRFCGRIQTLFLVVGTPCPLHVPSVSPPPPLCPIHESFTSPHVPSTSPASPPCPLSVPSGSGDTRAQLRLRLWLGRVADSGDLPRHLEGTLRVYAEMYENQTKLLGKWGPRGLLGCPGFSDSAGKAGLPRHRIRPPKGWRWDGPWTVEPQRRLLLDTETNMGEVLEDVYENESRRLSGDWGPATVASTDAVSVGGTGSGAAVPPKEEVACPQGWHVTDGWRVDVTGAVDEAGWEYGVSVAPGSPPPAWHATEKTYHTHRRRRWLRTRRRDPGAQGREQDVAAFLQLHSPEAAAGAEAWEYGSLWGSRFHLQPRAGDMCRRRCWHRRMVPTQPPPVAPFFLLEGSVGTEDPAEKDEAAVTERWGSSQTPLQQPVPLILCTFQRPNFFQLRCYIFQALELTPRSTKATADPVAHVSFVHVSQSTRVLPGTLDPLWDQTLLFHRVLLYGDPRGVRDEPPAVVVEIFDQDGGVRHPWGAGAFLGRSVCTPDVWLDVGHRQPPRLRHYPLGGPGEAAGELLAAFELLHDAEDGSLVKVSTPPWRQGVFSVPLGIRPLLRLVALEVLAWGLRGLRGGVRAPRLEVQCGGQTLRTPTIPDLATNPNFPINAFLLLLHLPAEEEYMPPIRLRVLDTRDFGYRPEVGQACVRGLGQYCCQPHGQGQPHSPRPPLPGSSTAPASPATPWGRIAQILPRITVEKGATGKAAEKEEEEDEDEGDDDWWSKFYTAMGDKAKSRRGTNRDRLKMEMGTGRGTGMGTRVRTGTTPQIYSCELEAVPEFEGLQDFCQTFPLYQPGGHPAAGEDPVPVGEFKGLFCIYPLPEDPRVPPPPRHFQELPPSQPQKCLVRVYVVRAFDLPPRDRNGLCDPYIRVSLGTKTLGQRDQYVPNTLEPVFGRLFEMTATIPLEKDLRVSLLDYDLLPPDQDIGTTTIDLESRLLSRFRAHCGLPALYRTTGPGCWRDQLSPSRALEHFARTRGLPAPEFSAEDTAVIFGDQVFFLSHFERSPPTHQHAGAPRERLALHVLHACHLVPEHLETRTLYNSTQPGLEQGKVQMWVDIFPASLGPPGPPVDISPRKPQRYELRCVVWNTQDVDLGDTNMLGQQMSDIYVTGWLDGLEEQKQRTDVHYRSLQGDGAFNWRFVFSFEYLAAEQLCVLPRKEHFWSLDETVLKVPPKLILQVWDNDKFSADDFLGVLELELTKLPQPAQQPQACTPTPQRPPQSPWPWRGTRVPSRFSLFRQRRARGWWPCTVQEGGKRRLSGKLELSLEVLTAKEAEERPVGKGREDPNMYPTLPAPVRPEWSFLWVQAPLRSLRYSLCHQHRGRLSLALALLLLLGLLLTFIYATPGYLAMKMVNPLPTFHLSGAEQPKASVGKP, from the exons ATGGCATCGCCCATCCTGGTGCGCCATGGTGGCATCCTCGTGGGACAGGATG GTGTCCCTAGGAGCACCCGGGTGGTGCCGGAGGAGCGCAGCCCCACTTGGAACGAG ACGCTGGCATGGCCACTGGGCACGTGTCCCCTGCACCCCACGGCCAGCCTGACCCTGAGACTCCGGCACTGGGGCCAGCCGGCGCCCCAGGG GGACCTAGGTGCCACCACAGTGTCACTGGAATGGTTGGTGGCCAACCCCAGGCTGCCACTGGCCCTCAGCCAAGTCCCGCTGCTGGACCCTCAGGGACAGCCCACGGGG TGCACTGTCACCTTCCGCTGCTCCTACGTCCCCCGTGGCACGGCTGGGGACACCACAGTCCCCCTGCGAGGATGGGTGCCACCACCGATGGTGTCACCGGGGTCACCCCACCACCCTGACAACCCCTCAgcagggaggaaagaggatttccAG GTACGGGTGAGGGTCATCGAGGGCCACCAGCTCCAGGGCAACGACATCAAGCCGGTGGTGACAGTCCTCATCGGCCAGCACCGCTTCAGGACCAGGATCCGGGTGGGGAACAACCCCTACTACAATGAG GTGTTTTGCCAAAATTTCCACCTGACGCCCGCCCAGTTGGCTGCAGAGCCCATCCACATCCAG GTGCTGGACTCACGGGCCACCCGCGCCAAAGCCACCATCGGCGTCTTCCAG CTGGACGTCGGCACCGTCTGCCGCGCGCCAG GACGCAGCTTGAGCTGGAAGTGGCTGAGCCTGCAGCACCCCCATGGCCCCGACGCCGGCTCCCGGGGGTACCTCCGCGTCAGCCTGGCTGTCCTCCGCGCCGGCGAGCCGGTGCAG GAGCGGGAGGAGCCGCCGGCAAACGAGGATGTCGAGGCCAACCTGCTGCAGCCGCTGCCGTGTGCCGCCACGCTCCAGCTCCGCGTCTACTGCGCCGAGGACCTGCCGCAGg CAGAGCCGGCTCGGCAATGCTTCCCCTCAGTGTTACCGGGTGGCAAGAGGGGCTTCGTGGCGGCGGCGGTGAGGGTCAGCTTTGCCGGCAGGacg CTCTGCACCCGGGTGATGCCCCCCGACGCCAACCCGGCATGGAACGAGGTCTTCTTCTTCCCCCTGAGG cTGCCCCCCATCTGTGATGAGATCCAGCTGGCCATCCTCAGTGG GTCCCGCAGCAGCAAGGTCCTGGGCACAGCCACTCTCCACCTCTCCCAAATCTCCTCCGCTGGTGCTGAGCTTGAGG aGGGGACCCCCGGCTTCTTACCCTGCTTCGGACCCAGCTTCCTCCCCTTCTACAGTCCCCGGCCGTATCCTGCCAGGACACCCAGCACC GACACTGGGGTGGCTTATCGGGGCCGGGTGCTGCTGGAGCTCAGCACCCACATGGGGACCCCGGATGGGCGCCAGCAAGACACCATCGCCCCCGAGGACGTCACACGGGTGCag tgCCACTTGCCCCGCCGCCGCTTCGGCCTGTGCGGGGTTTTTTATTCGGCCACCATGGTGCCAGCTGGCCCCGAGCTCCTGCGCTTCGAGCTCAGTGTTGGCAATTACGGGGACACAGGCAATGTCACCTGCAAACCAGCCGCCTCTGTCACCCCACACGGTTGTCCCCTCTTCGATG GCAACCGCTATCACTACCTGCCGTGGTACGGTGACAAGCCGGTGGCCGCTGTCACCTCGTCCTGGGAGGACGCCGGTCACCGTTGGGACGCCCTAAACCTCCTGCGTGCCATGTGCCAGCGGTTG gagAGGAACGTGGAGGAGCTGCGGGGCGCCCGTGGGGACACTGGAGGGGACATCGGCAGGAGGCTGCTGCGCCAGCTGGCACAGGACTGCAG GCGGACGCTGCCGCAGCTGGAGGCGcagcccacccccaccccgctggACGCCCACCTCCGCGCCGCCCGACTTCACCTCCTGCGGcgcgtggcggcggcggcggcgacgccACCGAAAGCCGGTTGGGACACGTTGCTGCCGGTGGCCGAGGGCTGGCTGGGACGTGTGGCCGCCCTGGCTGTCGAg CCACAGGCCGGGGTCCCCGAcgtgctgctgtggctgctgcggGGCGAGCGGCGGGTGGCCTGTGCCCGTGTCCCCGCGGCCGACATCATGTTCTCCCGGCGCGGCCCCGGTGCCTGCGGCAGGTTCTGCGGCCGGATCCAGACCCTCTTCCTGGTGGTAGGCACCCCgtgtcccctccatgtcccctcaGTGTCCCCTCCACCTCCTCTGTGTCCCATCCATGAATCCTTCAcatccccccatgtcccctccacaTCCCCTGcgtcccctccatgtcccctcaGTGTCCCCTCT GGCTCTGGGGACACCCGTGCCCAGCTGCGGCTCCGGCTGTGGCTGGGGCGCGTGGCCGACAGCGGGGACCTGCCACGGCACCTCGAGGGCACCCTGCGCGTCTACGCCGAGATG taCGAAAACCAGACCAAGCTGTTGGGCAAGTGGGGTCCCCGGGGGCTCCTGGGGTGCCCCGGTTTCTCCGACAGCGCCGGCAAAGCGGGGCTCCCCCGCCACAGGATTCGGCCCCCCAAGGGCTGGCGCTGGGATGGACCCTGGACCGTGGAGCCCCAGCGGCG gctgctgctggacACGGAGACCAACATGGGCGAGGTGCTGGAGGACGTCTACGAGAACGAGAGCCGGCGGCTCAGCGGCGACTGGGGACCCGCCACCGTGGCCAGCACCGATGCTGTGAGCGTGGGGGGCaccggg AGCGGGGCAGCGGTGCCACCCAAGGAGGAGGTGGCGTGTCCCCAAGGGTGGCACGTCACCGACGGCTGGCGGGTGGATGTGACGGGGGCCGTGGATGAGGCTG GTTGGGAGTACGGGGTGAGCGTGGCCCCCGGTAGCCCCCCGCCGGCGTGGCACGCCACCGAGAAGACGTATCACACGCACCGGCGCCGGCGCTGGCTGCGCACCCGCCGCAGGGACCCCGGCGCCCAGGGACGGGAGCAGGATGTGGCCGCCTTCCTCCAGCTG cacagccccgAGGCAGCGGCGGGGGCCGAGGCCTGGGAGTACGGGTCCCTCTGGGGGTCCCGCTTCCACCTCCAGCCCCGGGCGGGTGACATGTGCCGGCGACGCTGCTGGCACCGGCGCATGGTGCCCACGCAGCCCCCACCCGTGGCACCCTTCTTCCTCCTGGAGGGCTCCGTG gGCACAGAGGACCCGGCCGAGAAGGACGAGGCGGCTGTGACAGAGCGGTGGGGCTCATCCCAGACCCCCCTCCAGCAGCCTGTGCCCCTCATCCTCTGCACCTTCCAAC gaccCAACTTCTTCCAGCTCCGCTGTTACATCTTCCAGGCGCTGGAGCTGACACCCCGCAGCACCAAGGCCACTGCAG ACCCCGTCGCCCACGTCTCCTTCGTGCACGTCAGCCAGAGCACCCGGGTGCTACCCGGCACCCTGGACCCTCTCTGGGACCAGACGTTGCTTTTTCACCGGGTGCTGCTGTACGGGGACCCCCGGGGTGTCCGGGATGAGCCCCCCGCCGTGGTGGTGGAGATCTTCGACCAGGATGGAGGGGTACGGCACCCATGG GGTGCTGGAGCTTTCCTGGGGAGGAGCGTGTGCACCCCAGATGTTTGGCTGGATGTGGGGCACCGGCAGCCCCCCCGGCTTCGGCATTACCCACTGGGGGGGCcaggggaggcagctggggagctgctggctgcctttGAGCTGCTGCACGATGCTGAG GATGGGTCCCTGGTGAAGGTCAGCACCCCGCCGTGGAGGCAGGGGGTCTTCAGTGTCCCCCTGGGAATCCGGCCACTCCTGCGGCTGGTGGCACTGGAG GTGCTGGcgtgggggctgcgggggctgcgcggcggcgTGCGGGCGCCCAGGCTGGAGGTGCAGTGTGGGGGCCAGACCCTGCGGACCCCCACCATCCCCGACCTCGCCACCAACCCCAATTTCCCCATCAAcgccttcctgctgctgctg CACTTGCCGGCGGAGGAGGAGTACATGCCCCCCATCCGGCTGCGGGTGCTGGACACGCGGGATTTCGGGTACCGGCCCGAGGTGGGGCAGGCCTGCGTGCGGGGGCTGGGGCAGTACTGCTGCCAGCCCCACGGCCaggggcagccccacagccccagaCCCCCCCTGCCTGGCTCCAGTACAGCCCCGGCCAGTCCAG CCACTCCCTGGGGCAGGATAGCTCAG ATACTGCCCAGGATCACCGTCGAGAAGGGGGCTACGGGCAAG GCTGccgagaaagaggaggaggaggatgaagatgagggTGACGATGACTGGTGGAGCAAATTCTACACGGCCATGGGGGACAAGGCCAAGAGCCGTCGGGGGACCAACAGGGACAGGCTGAAG ATGGAGATGGGTACAGGAAGAGGGACGGGAATGGGGACAAGGGTGAGGACAGGAACCACTCCCCAGATCTACAGCTGTGAGCTGGAGGCGGTGCCCGAATTCGAGGGGCTGCAGGATTTCTGCCAGACCTTCCCTCTCTACCAGCCAGGGGGTCACCCCGCGGCAGGGGAGGACCCTGTGCCAGTGGGCGAGTTCAAG GGGCTTTTCTGTATCTACCCCCTGCCCGAGGACCCCCGGGTGCCCCCGCCACCGCGCCACTTCCAGGAGCTGCCCCCCAGCCAACCCCAAAAGTGCCTGGTGCGGGTTTACGTCGTCCGGGCCTTCGACCTGCCCCCCCGCGACAGGAACGGGCTG tGTGACCCCTACATCCGCGTCTCGCTGGGGACAAAGACGCTGGGCCAGCGGGACCAGTATGTGCCCAACACCCTGGAGCCTGTTTTTGGCAG GCTGTTCGAGATGACGGCCACCATCCCACTGGAGAAGGACCTGCGGGTCTCACTGCTGGACTACGACCTGCTGCCACCCGACCAGGACATCGGCACCACCACCATCGACCTGGAGAGCCGCCTGCTCTCCCGCTTCCGCGCCCACTGCGGGCTGCCTGCCCTCTACCGCAC CACCGGCCCCGGGTGCTGGAGGGACCAGCTCTCCCCTAGCCGGGCCCTGGAGCACTTTGCCCGCACGCGGGGGCTGCCAGCACCCGAGTTCAGCGCCGAGGACACCGCCGTCATCTTCGGGGACCAAGTCTTCTTCCTCAGCCACTTCG AGCGCAGCCCCCCCACCCACCAGCACGCCGGGGCACCCCGCGAGCGCTTGGCCCTGCACGTGCTCCACGCCTGTCACCTCGTCCCCGAGCACCTCGAGACCCGCACCCTGTATAACAGCACCCAGCCTGGGCTGGAGCAG GGCAAGGTGCAGATGTGGGTGGACATTTTCCCCGCCAGCCTCGGGCCCCCCGGGCCCCCCGTCGACATCAGCCCCCGCAAGCCCCAGAG GTACGAGCTGCGCTGCGTGGTCTGGAACACGCAGGACGTGGACCTGGGGGACACCAACATGCTGGGGCAGCAGATGAGTGACATCTATGTCACCGG GTGGCTGGAcgggctggaggagcagaagcagaggacGGACGTGCATTACCGCTCGCTGCAGGGGGACGGGGCCTTCAACTGGCGTTTCGTCTTCTCCTTCGAGTACCTGGCGGCCGAGCAGCTCTGCGTCCTGCCCCGGAAG GAGCATTTCTGGAGCCTGGATGAGACGGTGCTGAAGGTGCCCCCCAAGCTCATCCTCCAAGTGTGGGACAACGACAAGTTTTCGGCTGATGATTTTTTGG GTGTCCTGGAGCTGGAGCTCACCAAGCTGCCAcagccagcccagcagccccaggccTGCACCCCAACGCCACAGCGGCCCCCCCAAAGCCCCTGGCCCTGGCGGGGGACGCGGGTCCCCTCCCGGTTCTCCCTTTTCCGGCAGAGACGGGCGAGGGGGTGGTGGCCCTGCACGGTGCAGGAGGGCGGCAAGCGGCGCCTCTCG GGCAAGCTGGAGCTGAGCCTGGAGGTGCTGACGGCAAAGGAGGCAGAAGAGCGGCCGGTGGGGAAAGGCCGGGAGGATCCCAACATGTACCCGACGCTCCCAGCACCCGT GCGCCCGGAGTGGTCGTTCCTGTGGGTGCAGGCGCCGCTGCGCAGCCTGCGCTACAGCCTCTGCCACCAACACCGCGGGCGGCTCAGCCTGGCGctggcgctgctgctgctcctcggcCTCCTCCTCACCTTCATCTACGCCACCCCG GGTTATTTGGCCATGAAGATGGTTAACCCCCTCCCAACCTTCCACCTCAGCGGTGCGGAGCAGCCCAAAGCCAGCGTGGGCAAGCCCTGA